In the genome of Amia ocellicauda isolate fAmiCal2 chromosome 3, fAmiCal2.hap1, whole genome shotgun sequence, one region contains:
- the ccr10 gene encoding C-C chemokine receptor type 10, which yields MPELCENSSTHKFIKAFQSCILAVVFLLGVLGNSLVLITFTLYRRLKFRSMTNVFLLNLALADLLLLLTIPFKASYTVLDSWIFGIHLCKATRSLYAINFYSGLLFLACISVDRYIVIVMATMAHKLRTKTLLYSKLCTLVVWAASFLLSLPEILFTNLKQWEGGLQCEMFAKTENKAIKLWTRVAQITIGFCLPFMVMLFCYSVIMRTLLRGRSFEKHKALRVIVTLVLVFLLFQLPYSVVLLLKTAGVHEASCSDWDSTLKSEYVTGSLAYSRCCLNPLLYTFVGVRFRNDVLMLLRDLGCISRAQYSCHVAPRQDSSRRLSYASSSAAYTETSSMF from the coding sequence ATGCCTGAGCTCTGCGAGAACAGTAGCACCCACAAGTTCATCAAGGCCTTCCAGTCCTGCATTTTGGCTGTGGTGTTCCTCCTGGGTGTGCTGGGTAACTCCCTGGTCCTCATCACCTTCACCCTGTACCGCCGCCTCAAGTTCCGATCCATGACCAACGTCTTCTTGCTCAACCTTGCCCTGGCGGACCTACTCTTGCTTCTCACCATCCCTTTCAAGGCCTCCTACACTGTTCTGGACTCCTGGATCTTCGGGATACACCTGTGCAAAGCCACCAGGAGCCTGTATGCCATTAACTTCTACAGTGGCCTCCTCTTCCTCGCCTGCATCAGCGTCGACCGATACATTGTCATTGTCATGGCCACTATGGCCCACAAGCTGCGAACCAAAACGCTCCTCTACAGCAAGCTTTGCACCCTGGTCGTGTGGGCGGCCTCCTTCCTCCTGAGCCTGCCTGAGATCCTCTTCACCAACCTGAAGCAGTGGGAAGGGGGATTGCAGTGCGAGATGTTCGCCAAGACTGAGAACAAGGCCATCAAGCTGTGGACCAGGGTCGCCCAGATCACGATTGGGTTCTGCCTGCCTTTCATGGTCATGCTCTTTTGCTACTCGGTCATCATGCGGACCCTGCTGAGGGGGCGCAGTTTCGAGAAGCACAAGGCCCTGAGGGTAATTGTGACCCTGGTGCTGGTTTTCCTCCTCTTCCAGCTTCCGTACAGCGTGGTGCTCCTCCTGAAGACGGCCGGAGTTCATGAGGCTTCCTGCAGCGACTGGGATTCCACCCTGAAGTCAGAATACGTTACGGGCAGCTTGGCCTACAGCCGCTGCTGCCTCAATCCCCTGCTCTACACCTTCGTGGGCGTCCGCTTCCGAAATGACGTGCTCATGCTCCTCAGAGACCTTGGCTGCATCAGTCGGGCCCAGTACTCCTGCCATGTGGCCCCCCGCCAGGACAGCTCCaggcgcctctcttacgcctcCAGTTCTGCTGCTTACACGGAAACCTCTTCCATGTTCTAA